CCGCGAAAGCCACCAAAGGCCGACACCTCGTAAATCGCGGCCCCGTCCGGGGTCTCCACCACGTCCACACAGGTAAAGGCCATGCCCGGAAAGAGGGCCTGGGCCTTTTCGGCCAGGGCCACGATCTCCGCGCCCGGCTCGTAGGGCACGTACTTGCCGCCGGTGCGGGTGGTGGTGTCCCAGGAGTTGCCGTCGCCCTGGCGGGCGTAGGTGGCCAGATATTTCCCGCCCAGGAAGGAGACCCCCAGGTCCAGATGCCCCCCGGCGTGGGAGACCATGCGCTGGATGTACATGACCCGGTTGCCCGCCGCCTGGAAGTCCTCGATCTCCTCCCGGGCCGCGCTTCCGGTCTCGATGACCGTCATGCCCCGGGCCTTGGAGGAATACAGCGGCTTGAACACGGCCCGGCCATAGTTCTCCACGGCGGCCAGGGCCTCGTCCACGTCCTCGGTGATGGTGGTTGGGGGCATGGGGATGTCCCCCAGGCGCAGGGCCGTGGTGCAGCCCAAGCGGTCGATGAGGCGGTACATGCTGTCCGGGTCGGAAAAAACCGGCACGCCCCTGGCCGAAACAAACCGCAGGATGTCCATGCGGTCCAGGGCGTCGGGGGAATAGGTCGGGGCGATTTTTTTGACGATGACCGCATCAAGGGCCGTCATCTCCACCTCGGCATGCCAGACCGTGCGGGTCGCCAGATCCAGGCGGGCCCGGGCCATGTCGATGAGTATGGGCGTAACCCCGCGCTGCGCCAGGGCGTCCACCAGTTGCAGCGTGGACCATCCTTTGGGAATGCCCACGACCCCCACTCGTTTCATGCTGCCTCCTCAAAATACCCACGCGTCTGCGCGGATAAAACGTTGCGAACCAGTTCCAGGCTCTCCGGAATGCCGACGGCGGAGACGTACCACGAAATCGTGACGATGCGATGACGCCAAACAGGATGGTTGCCTTTCCCGGCCCAGGGGTCTATGGGAGAAAAAAAACAAGCCCCGCCAAGGCACACGGGAACCACCGCATGAGCCCGAAAACGATAGTATTGACCAGCCTTCTCGTGCTCGGTCTGGTCGGATCGGTCCACACCGACGACCTCTCCGGGAATCTGCCCGGCAACGTTCCCGACAAAACAGCCATGACCGATCCCTTCGGGGACTGCTGCGTGGCCGACGTGGCCATGAAGACCTTCAACACCTGGACCGTCACCTGCGGCCCGTGCGCCAAAAATCCCGGAACCTACGTCATCAGCCAGCCCGACCCGGCCAAACCCGTCTTTCTGAGCGCCACGGGCGCACCCGCCGACAGCCGCTACGACGCGGCCGCAGCCAGTTGCCTCTGTCCCTCCCTGGACGCCAGACGGGCCTGGGAAAAATCCATGCGCACCTTCGGCGGCAAGTAACCGCCCCCCCCGCCACGCCGGAAACGTCTCCCAGGAATCCTGTCCGCCTCCGGCCCGCATCCTGTCCGCCTCCGGCCCGCATCCTGTTCGCCTCCGGCCCGCATCCTGTCCGTCTCCGGCCCGCATCCTGTCCGCCTCCGGCCCGCATCCTGTCCGCCTCCGGCCCGCATCTGGCCCGTATCGGGGCCACCTCTGGTCCGTCTCTGGGCCGTCCCCGAGGGGATGCCGCACAACCCGCCTCCCCCGTCCGCAGGCCCCCGCGACCCGCATTCTCCCGGCCCCGCACGCCCCAAGGGCCCGCCCTATCCCGGATAGCCCTCGTCCGGCACAAGACCCGGCTTTCCGGCCGCCGCCTTGGCCAACACGTCGCACCGTTCGTTCTCGGCAACGCCGGTATGGCCGCGCACCCAGTGGAACCGCACCTGGCAGGTGGCCAGAAGCGGGATCAGCCGCTCCCACAAATCCTTGTTTTTCACGGGCTTTTTGTCCGCCGTCTTCCAGCCGTTTTTGCGCCACCCCGCCAGCCAGCGCTTCTCGATGGCGTTTCGCACATACTGCGAATCGGTGAAAAGGTCCGC
Above is a genomic segment from Desulfolutivibrio sulfodismutans DSM 3696 containing:
- a CDS encoding GAK system ATP-grasp enzyme produces the protein MKRVGVVGIPKGWSTLQLVDALAQRGVTPILIDMARARLDLATRTVWHAEVEMTALDAVIVKKIAPTYSPDALDRMDILRFVSARGVPVFSDPDSMYRLIDRLGCTTALRLGDIPMPPTTITEDVDEALAAVENYGRAVFKPLYSSKARGMTVIETGSAAREEIEDFQAAGNRVMYIQRMVSHAGGHLDLGVSFLGGKYLATYARQGDGNSWDTTTRTGGKYVPYEPGAEIVALAEKAQALFPGMAFTCVDVVETPDGAAIYEVSAFGGFRGLLDACGLDAAGLYADYVLERIA
- the rnhA gene encoding ribonuclease HI, coding for MTEIETPGDDSGVRIYTDGCCFGNPGPGGYGAVLLFGEARKELSGGRRLTTNNRMELLAVIEALASLTRPCRADLFTDSQYVRNAIEKRWLAGWRKNGWKTADKKPVKNKDLWERLIPLLATCQVRFHWVRGHTGVAENERCDVLAKAAAGKPGLVPDEGYPG